Part of the Oncorhynchus tshawytscha isolate Ot180627B linkage group LG07, Otsh_v2.0, whole genome shotgun sequence genome, TTTACACAAACCTTCTGTGCAAAGCTAACTTCATCAAGGGCTTATGTGATGTATAattggtttccttcctctctgtagGTACTCGTTCTAAGCGTAACGAATGTGACTGTTACAGACACGTCATAACATGATCAATGGCATGATCATAACATGATCAGTCAGCATTGCTGCGTAAGGCAATTATGATAGCACTTTCATTTCTACCTGATAAGTCAACTATGTGAGACATTTTGTTTTTCATTGTGTGTGCAAATATCACATCCATGATGCTGGAATTTCCCTAAATTCTCAATCAATCATAAACAGTCATCATACAGTATGAACAAACCCTACTATGAACAACCTGCTCAAAATGAGATGGGCCCATTTCCGTGCTGAAAATGGAAAAACGGGTATCAAACCATTCAATAACAGCAAGGTTTGGCTTCTTCATTGCCGTTTGTCCATTGATGCGTCTGTCCCGTCTCTCCTCTAGACTCTAGCGCAGTGATGATAGCCAACACTCCACACTGGACGGCTCTACTTGCCAAAGATGCTGGCTCCTGGGGCTTTAGGCTTCTCCAGTACAGTCTCTCCTCCAGACTTCACCCCACTGAACACTGAGGGAGCCACCTTTCCCATACGCTCTGTGGATGGACAGAGACAAGGCTGTGAGCTAAGATAGTGCTTGGCACGCCACACTACCACAGAAACATGAcgcaacatacacacactgacaaatcTATATACTGAAATGTGTCTATAATCTTTAGAAGAAGTGCTGTAGTTGTTGTATTTGATCCTCCTTTCTAGTTATCTTGCCACCAACTATGTATACCCTTGGTCTTACAGACTGACTATACAAGATTCAGTCTCTATAGAAGGAGTGGAAACTTTGTCCCTACCTCAATCCGAGCTGGGCTCGGGCCAAATACATGCCAGAGTTCAGAGATAACATTCTAAAAAGTATAACCGAGCTCACGTCTCACTTGACTGTGTAACTTTACTCCCCCTGATATGTTCCCTACACTAGTGTCTACAACTAGTGAAAGTGATTCATTACTTATATTTGACACACAAATAGAAATAAAATGTTATGCAAGCGACAGTACTATAGGTACTGAGTCTGTAGAGCCAGAATGGAAACTTACAATAATGCCAGTGTGTAAAACGCTGTTCCGATGACACACTGTGGAGTGGTAAAGCTCCTACTCACCACACTCTACCATGACCTCATAGGTCTTACTCTTGGGCTCGCCCTTTAGCCCCAGCTTGCTGCGGGCTCCTTTCAAGTCCTCCTCCTTCATCACAGGacgcttcttcttcttcacctcaACGGGCtatggagggcaggagagagaatggaggttAAAGACAGGACAAAATCTCACA contains:
- the mustn1b gene encoding musculoskeletal embryonic nuclear protein 1b, with product MSQPVEVKKKKRPVMKEEDLKGARSKLGLKGEPKSKTYEVMVECERMGKVAPSVFSGVKSGGETVLEKPKAPGASIFGK